The genomic DNA CGGCATCAGGCTGATGCATACGACCGCAGACAGCCCCTGATGAGATGTATTATCGTCACCCTGAGCTTGTCGAAGGGTGCTGCGCACTCTAATCCCGGCATCAGGCTGATGCATACGACCGCAGACAGCCCCTGATGAGATGTATTATCGTCACCCTGAGCTTGTCGAAGGGTGCTGCGTACGCTAATCCCGGCATCAGGCTGATGCATACGACCGCAGATAGCCCGTGATGATAAATATTACCAGTAACCGCAAGCAGGACACCCGTCCGGTCGCAGGCTTGCGCTTCATTATTTATCGCAGCCCGCGTAATGGAATTAGTGTACGCAGTACACGCAGTACACGCAGACCTACCAGCTCGAACCGCCCCCGCCGCCGGAACCTCCGCCCGAACTCCCGCCTGAACTCCCCGAGTCGCTCCCGGAACTCCAGCTCGAACCGCCGCCGGAATCCGACGACGAGTCCGTCGAGTATCCTCCATCGGGAGGAGACCCCGCGGAATAGCTGTCGTTAAATGCAGTCCATGATCTTTCGATATCCCTTTGGAACATACTGATATCATAGTCGTTGGTAACTCCGCTTCCGCTCATCCATGACGGCATCGTCAGTTGTATCCCGTCGAACTTTTTAATCCATTCCCCCGCCATCCCGAAAGCGATGGCGTACGGCAGGGTCATCTCGAAATAATCGACCCGTTCGTCCACCAGGCGTTTGAGCTGGTCTTTTTCCGCGCGGGCGATAAACTCCGCGAAACCCTTCAATTCGCGAAATCTGAACATCCCGTTTCGGGTTTTCCTCATCATGACATATTTGAATGCCCGGAAGGTGTACGCGCTTAGAAATAACGACAGAAGCATCGGCCAGGTTACCAGCGAGCCGAACAGGGTAGAGATAAACGGCATAATACCGATGATGACTGTCGAGATTGCGAAGATATAGAATATTTTATTGACCGCCATCAATTTGGGGACATTTTCGATAAAGAATAATAGGATAAAACTGACGAACAGCAACACTCCGCCAAAAATCGCGATATACGGCATGATGGTGGGAAACCTCATGATAAACCGGTATTCGATATCGAACAGGAATAGCGGAAGCGCCGTCCAGAAAAACAGATGCCGCAATCCTCCCATCAAAGACGAAACTTTGTTCATCGCGGGCGAATAATACTTTTTTTTATCTATCGCTTCCTTCAGGTTAGTCCTGACCTCGTACATCACGCTTGCAAGCTCTTTCCCGAGGTCCTTCACCTTGACACGGTTCTTGCTGTAAAAGATCCCCGTGAATAGTAAAGCTTCATAGCTTCTCGGGTTCTTTAATTCCGATATTTTCTTCAGATCGAAACTGTCCGCCTGTTTGATTATCGTCAATCTTTTTTGTACTGCCCAATAATAGATCAGCGACAGTATATCATGCGCATCCATTTTATCGTTGATAAGCATCCCCGCCTCCGCGGGATTCATACCCTTCGGCGGGAAAAACTGGGTCTCGATACTCCCCACCTTGTCGCGCCCGAA from Brevinematales bacterium includes the following:
- a CDS encoding DUF2207 domain-containing protein — translated: MKNALIVLFLSITAPLFSESFYIKDYQVDILLKQDTSFDVQEKILVHFKEPKHGIVRNIPFMEYGKPEFIIGGLHVVNESYFAFSETVINEKLKEKAGFDGLNIPEDFGVAFGKQVKYAKVNETIRVGSVFTTVDGDYEYVIKYTVYNDIADLTNYFKFYWNVIGLQWNNEIRKVSYTITMPAEVKPGKDDMQIFTGYGGEKKKNATIGMKGNIISGHALKTLYPNEGITVEIRFPQGYFTPVRAGIWEMFVSWLAAAFSIAPVFYNWFLMPGGILLILSVIWFFFGRDKVGSIETQFFPPKGMNPAEAGMLINDKMDAHDILSLIYYWAVQKRLTIIKQADSFDLKKISELKNPRSYEALLFTGIFYSKNRVKVKDLGKELASVMYEVRTNLKEAIDKKKYYSPAMNKVSSLMGGLRHLFFWTALPLFLFDIEYRFIMRFPTIMPYIAIFGGVLLFVSFILLFFIENVPKLMAVNKIFYIFAISTVIIGIMPFISTLFGSLVTWPMLLSLFLSAYTFRAFKYVMMRKTRNGMFRFRELKGFAEFIARAEKDQLKRLVDERVDYFEMTLPYAIAFGMAGEWIKKFDGIQLTMPSWMSGSGVTNDYDISMFQRDIERSWTAFNDSYSAGSPPDGGYSTDSSSDSGGGSSWSSGSDSGSSGGSSGGGSGGGGGSSW